A single window of Ignavibacteriota bacterium DNA harbors:
- the bamD gene encoding outer membrane protein assembly factor BamD: MKKILILLFSSTLIWNCSSSVDTTTLTSEQHLEYAKKLMLDEEYDDAVKEFQSILLQYTGSSISDDAQYFLGFTYFKKEQYLLSAYEFSKVIKDFPASDFVQDAQFMLGESYFQLSPDFQLEQSYTKKAIEEFQAFIEFFPTHPKVDEAEKKIAELYSKFAEKEYQNAVIYEKMEYYNAAIQYYENVKNTYFDSKFAPLAHYRLINLLILKNKKDEALRNIADYIKKYPNDDNVEDLKELSQELEKSLNG, translated from the coding sequence ATGAAAAAAATTTTAATATTATTATTCTCATCAACCCTAATTTGGAATTGCTCCTCATCCGTTGACACAACTACTTTAACATCCGAGCAGCATTTGGAATATGCAAAAAAGTTAATGCTCGATGAAGAATATGACGATGCTGTAAAAGAATTCCAATCAATTTTATTACAATATACCGGAAGTTCAATAAGCGACGACGCGCAATATTTTTTGGGTTTTACTTATTTTAAGAAAGAGCAATATCTGCTTTCAGCATATGAATTCAGCAAAGTTATTAAAGATTTTCCGGCAAGTGATTTTGTTCAAGACGCACAATTTATGCTTGGTGAATCTTATTTTCAATTATCGCCAGATTTTCAATTGGAGCAAAGTTATACAAAAAAGGCAATTGAAGAATTTCAAGCATTTATTGAATTTTTCCCAACACACCCCAAAGTTGATGAAGCTGAAAAAAAAATTGCCGAACTCTATTCCAAATTTGCAGAAAAAGAATATCAGAATGCTGTGATTTATGAAAAGATGGAATATTACAACGCCGCAATCCAATATTATGAAAACGTAAAAAATACATATTTCGATTCCAAATTTGCGCCTTTGGCACATTACAGATTAATAAATTTGTTAATTTTAAAGAACAAAAAAGATGAAGCTTTAAGAAATATAGCGGATTATATAAAAAAATATCCTAACGATGATAATGTAGAAGATTTAAAAGAACTTTCACAAGAATTAGAAAAATCTTTAAATGGCTAA
- the porQ gene encoding type IX secretion system protein PorQ — translation MKKILLILILVFRISAFAQETFKFLQLDQSPRASALAGSFVSNNDDPNVIFYNPAGIAYLKDSPVSFSFVKHLLDINSAAFSYSHNFEGIGRFGAAIQYINYGTFDGRTIDGIETGEFGAGEFAAIVGYSNLLGENFYYGANIKFIFSGIADRSSTGLAADLGLHYSIPEERWNFGFSILNLGSQITQYYSYSEKLPLDIRLGFSKTLLHFPLTFFASLNKLNGSYNSFGERFQQFTFGGEFRLSNVVKLRLGYDNEKRKEFKIGGTAGLAGINLGIGILISNYNFDYSFSSLGEVGAIHRIGISTKF, via the coding sequence ATGAAAAAAATATTATTAATACTCATTTTAGTTTTTAGAATTTCGGCTTTTGCACAGGAAACATTTAAATTCTTACAGTTGGATCAAAGTCCGCGCGCCTCGGCGTTGGCAGGAAGTTTTGTATCAAATAATGATGATCCCAATGTTATTTTTTATAATCCGGCTGGAATTGCTTACTTAAAAGATTCTCCCGTTTCGTTTTCATTTGTAAAGCATTTGTTAGATATTAACTCTGCGGCATTTTCTTATTCGCATAATTTTGAGGGAATAGGAAGATTCGGCGCGGCAATTCAATACATAAATTACGGAACTTTTGACGGACGAACAATTGACGGAATTGAAACAGGTGAGTTTGGAGCCGGAGAATTTGCGGCAATAGTTGGTTATTCAAATTTGTTGGGCGAAAATTTTTACTACGGCGCAAATATTAAATTTATTTTTTCTGGAATTGCGGATCGTTCATCAACCGGATTAGCGGCAGATTTAGGATTACATTATTCCATTCCGGAAGAAAGATGGAATTTCGGATTTTCAATACTTAATCTTGGTTCTCAAATTACTCAGTATTATTCATATTCTGAAAAACTTCCACTTGATATCCGTTTAGGTTTTTCCAAAACACTTTTACATTTTCCGCTAACTTTCTTTGCCTCGCTAAATAAACTAAACGGCAGCTACAATTCCTTTGGCGAAAGATTTCAACAATTTACATTTGGCGGGGAATTTAGGCTTAGCAATGTAGTTAAATTAAGACTCGGCTATGATAACGAAAAACGTAAAGAATTTAAAATCGGCGGAACAGCAGGTTTGGCAGGAATAAATTTGGGAATCGGCATACTTATATCAAATTACAATTTCGACTATTCATTTTCTTCACTCGGCGAAGTAGGCGCAATTCACAGAATCGGAATTTCCACTAAATTTTAA
- a CDS encoding MerR family transcriptional regulator, translating into MNSPIYTISTAAKLLEISVHTLRMYEREGLIIPFRKSSNQRLYSDIDLERIKCVKHTINDLKINIEGIRRILALLPCWAIINCSESDRANCDYFNNYDKPCWMTIHKNNICKDLICRDCEVYNSFGNCASIKQKLKELLV; encoded by the coding sequence ATAAATTCTCCAATTTATACAATTAGCACTGCAGCTAAACTTTTAGAAATTTCCGTACATACTTTAAGAATGTATGAACGCGAAGGTTTGATAATTCCATTCCGTAAAAGCAGTAACCAAAGATTGTACTCCGATATTGATCTTGAAAGAATAAAATGCGTTAAACATACAATAAACGATTTGAAAATTAATATTGAAGGAATTAGAAGAATACTCGCGCTGCTTCCTTGTTGGGCAATTATTAATTGTTCTGAATCAGATAGAGCGAATTGCGATTATTTTAACAATTATGATAAACCTTGCTGGATGACAATACATAAAAATAATATATGCAAAGATCTAATTTGCAGAGACTGCGAAGTTTACAATAGTTTTGGAAACTGCGCGTCAATTAAACAAAAATTAAAAGAATTGCTTGTGTAA
- a CDS encoding outer membrane protein transport protein, with amino-acid sequence MKKIVKLSLSFILIFAITSSVFANGLSLNSLGSRALGMGGAFVALSNDATAIYWNPAGLSDQKASVLAYFTGVMPIGSYKVDAANIDASTASNIYPTGGLLANYRMDKLALALGVYVPAGLGAEWDATDFAGANAKDTEFLSKIGVITISPAVAYQVTDQFSVGLAVNISYAMFDMKQFIAQGVALGLGFRQFEESSTGLGVGATLGLRYKFNDQLTAGATVRLATKVAMSGTAKNTLFPALPTIPAMGIVPGPGESDFDRDVTWPLWIGGGLAYKPNKCLTLELDAQYSQWSELDKLVAVYDNSYWKLAMASQGNDEFKLDWKDAVQIRLGGELMVTPVTAVRLGYYYDPAPAPDETLNVLFPSSTNHVITAGCGYSFGNYTVEAAAEYLLGAERDVKAYPSISAPENMPGIHQLDVFAFSVGLHIGL; translated from the coding sequence ATGAAAAAAATCGTAAAACTGAGTTTGAGTTTTATATTAATATTTGCAATTACTTCAAGTGTTTTTGCAAATGGTTTGAGTTTAAATAGTTTGGGATCTCGCGCTTTAGGAATGGGCGGAGCATTTGTGGCTCTTTCAAATGATGCAACTGCAATTTACTGGAATCCTGCAGGTTTGTCGGATCAAAAAGCATCTGTTCTTGCTTATTTTACGGGTGTTATGCCAATTGGATCTTACAAAGTTGATGCAGCAAATATTGACGCTTCTACTGCTTCAAATATTTATCCTACTGGCGGATTATTGGCAAACTACAGAATGGATAAATTAGCTCTTGCACTGGGTGTTTACGTTCCTGCCGGATTAGGCGCAGAATGGGATGCTACAGATTTTGCCGGCGCAAATGCAAAGGATACTGAATTTTTATCCAAAATTGGTGTTATTACAATTTCTCCTGCAGTTGCATATCAGGTTACAGATCAATTTTCTGTTGGTTTGGCAGTAAATATTTCATATGCAATGTTTGATATGAAACAATTTATAGCTCAGGGAGTTGCTTTGGGATTAGGATTTAGACAATTTGAGGAATCATCAACCGGATTAGGAGTTGGTGCAACTTTAGGTTTAAGATATAAATTCAATGACCAATTAACCGCAGGCGCAACAGTAAGATTAGCAACCAAAGTTGCAATGAGCGGAACAGCAAAAAATACTTTATTCCCAGCATTGCCAACAATTCCAGCAATGGGTATTGTTCCTGGTCCTGGAGAAAGTGATTTTGACAGAGACGTTACCTGGCCTTTATGGATAGGCGGCGGTTTAGCTTATAAACCAAACAAATGTTTAACTTTAGAATTAGACGCTCAATACAGCCAATGGTCGGAACTTGATAAATTAGTTGCTGTTTATGATAATTCCTATTGGAAATTAGCAATGGCGTCTCAAGGAAATGACGAATTTAAATTAGATTGGAAAGACGCAGTTCAAATTCGTTTGGGCGGTGAATTAATGGTTACTCCGGTTACCGCAGTAAGATTGGGATATTATTATGATCCAGCTCCAGCACCGGACGAAACATTAAACGTTCTTTTCCCAAGTTCAACAAATCATGTTATTACAGCTGGCTGCGGTTATTCATTTGGAAATTATACAGTTGAAGCTGCTGCTGAATATTTGCTTGGTGCTGAAAGAGATGTTAAAGCATATCCAAGTATATCAGCTCCGGAAAATATGCCTGGTATTCATCAGTTAGATGTTTTCGCATTCAGCGTAGGTTTGCATATCGGTTTATAA
- a CDS encoding ArsC family transcriptional regulator, translating into MNIQIFGTKKCNETKKAERFFKERNIKIHFRDLSEKGISPGELENIKRKIPIEDLIDKNSKQYNSRGMKYMVFDIEEELINDPLLFKTPIIRNGNEVTIGYEPDIWKEWIK; encoded by the coding sequence ATGAACATTCAAATATTCGGCACCAAAAAATGTAACGAAACGAAAAAAGCTGAACGTTTTTTTAAAGAGAGAAACATTAAAATTCATTTTAGAGATTTAAGTGAAAAAGGCATTAGTCCCGGGGAATTGGAAAATATTAAAAGAAAAATACCAATTGAAGATCTGATAGATAAAAATTCCAAACAATATAATTCAAGAGGAATGAAGTACATGGTTTTTGATATTGAAGAGGAGTTAATAAATGATCCGCTTCTTTTTAAAACACCTATTATAAGAAACGGTAACGAAGTAACCATTGGTTACGAACCGGACATTTGGAAAGAATGGATTAAGTAA
- a CDS encoding HAD hydrolase-like protein, which yields MEKRKYSTIVFDLGNVLLPFNHQNWVKNYNEIENGLGDRYYRKYLDNYLMHRDYEAGKITDEEFITINLEWLENNIDAEKFCEMYSDIFSANKDVIELLPKLKLNYNLVLLSNTSGIHKKFGWENNKFLENFDELILSHEIGAVKPEEKIYRAVENFTKQPSETHIFIDDVLEYSEAAKSFGWDGIQFIGYENLTEEFKSRGIKF from the coding sequence ATGGAAAAAAGAAAATATTCTACAATAGTTTTTGATCTTGGCAACGTACTTTTACCTTTTAATCATCAGAATTGGGTAAAAAATTACAATGAAATTGAAAACGGATTAGGCGACAGATATTATAGAAAATATTTGGATAATTATCTTATGCACAGAGATTATGAAGCCGGAAAAATTACGGATGAAGAATTTATAACAATAAATTTAGAATGGCTGGAAAACAATATTGATGCTGAAAAATTTTGCGAAATGTATTCTGATATTTTTTCCGCGAATAAAGACGTGATTGAACTTTTACCCAAATTGAAACTGAATTACAATTTGGTATTGTTGTCAAACACCAGCGGAATACACAAAAAATTTGGTTGGGAGAATAACAAGTTTTTGGAGAATTTTGACGAGTTAATTCTTTCGCACGAAATTGGCGCGGTTAAACCCGAAGAAAAAATTTACAGGGCGGTTGAAAATTTTACCAAACAACCGAGCGAAACTCATATTTTTATCGATGATGTTCTTGAATATTCTGAAGCCGCAAAAAGTTTCGGCTGGGATGGGATTCAATTTATAGGATATGAAAATTTAACAGAAGAATTTAAATCAAGAGGAATTAAATTCTAG
- a CDS encoding insulinase family protein, producing MKFKIAVFLTLFTLINLVAQVDRKVQPKPGPAPEINLGEYETFTLTNGLKVFVIENHKLPKISFSLILDRDPILEKENAGYTELSGQLLRRGTATRTKDKIDEEIDFIGADLNTSSAGISGSALTKNFDKLMEIFSDVLLNSDFKQEELDKLKKQMLSNLASVKDDPEAIASNLRSVLTYGADHPYGEVMTEETVNSITLDMCKDYYKKYFKPNIGYLVFVGDINLKDAKKISEKYLGLWQKGDVEKVEFPLPKAPLITKVGISNRDASVQSVINVSYPVELKKNSPDLIKASVMSAILGGTFSARLNQNLREKHGYTYGAGSSLNSDKIIGSFNASATVRNSVTDSAVTEIFNEMKRIRNEKVEADELNRIKNYLNGSFSRSLESPQTIARFALNIAMYDLPKDYYKNYLKNLDNVTAEDVQEMAKKYLKPGNANIIVVGNAGEIADGLKKFSISGKIQYYDIYGNEYDPNLKKVEEGVTAESIIEKYIEATGGREKLSSITDKTMEFKGVVQGMNVKLTIAQKAPNKLFQELDFSVGKQTTIFDGEKGRVEGMGQVQNLEGEMLEDLKFQSILNSFLDYAKNNIKVELDGIETINGKDTYKIVTTIPSGKKTTHYYDKETSFKIREVNTINSPQGIFTQTIDLDDYKEVDGTKQPYKLTQSVGPQVIALEVTSIKMNIGLNDSMFELK from the coding sequence ATGAAATTCAAAATTGCAGTTTTTTTAACACTTTTTACCTTAATAAATTTGGTTGCGCAAGTCGATAGAAAAGTTCAGCCGAAACCAGGACCCGCACCTGAAATAAACTTAGGCGAGTATGAAACGTTTACGTTGACTAACGGATTAAAAGTATTTGTAATTGAAAATCATAAATTGCCTAAAATTAGTTTTAGTTTAATATTAGATCGTGATCCGATACTCGAAAAAGAAAATGCAGGTTATACTGAACTTTCTGGTCAATTATTGAGAAGAGGAACAGCAACTCGCACAAAAGATAAAATTGATGAAGAGATTGATTTTATTGGTGCGGATTTAAATACTTCATCTGCCGGAATTTCCGGATCTGCGTTAACCAAAAATTTTGATAAACTGATGGAAATATTTTCGGATGTTTTGCTGAATTCTGATTTTAAACAGGAAGAACTTGATAAATTAAAAAAGCAAATGCTTTCAAATTTAGCTTCCGTAAAAGATGATCCTGAAGCTATTGCCTCAAATTTAAGAAGTGTTTTAACTTACGGCGCAGATCACCCATACGGCGAAGTAATGACAGAAGAAACGGTTAATTCAATAACTTTGGATATGTGCAAAGATTATTATAAAAAATACTTTAAACCTAATATTGGATATTTAGTTTTTGTAGGTGATATAAATTTAAAAGACGCTAAAAAAATAAGTGAAAAATATTTGGGCTTATGGCAGAAAGGTGATGTAGAAAAAGTCGAATTCCCTTTACCGAAAGCACCTTTGATAACAAAAGTCGGAATTTCAAATCGTGATGCCTCTGTTCAATCGGTAATCAATGTTTCATATCCTGTTGAGCTTAAAAAGAATAGTCCCGATTTAATAAAAGCGTCTGTGATGAGCGCAATTTTAGGCGGAACATTTTCTGCAAGATTGAATCAAAATTTACGCGAGAAACATGGTTACACTTATGGAGCCGGTTCTTCCTTAAATTCAGATAAAATTATAGGAAGTTTTAACGCTTCGGCAACTGTAAGAAACTCGGTGACAGACAGCGCCGTTACCGAAATTTTTAATGAAATGAAAAGAATAAGAAATGAAAAAGTTGAAGCGGACGAATTGAACAGAATAAAAAATTATTTAAATGGAAGTTTTTCTCGTTCGCTTGAAAGTCCGCAAACCATTGCTCGCTTTGCGCTGAATATAGCAATGTATGATTTACCGAAAGACTATTATAAAAATTATTTAAAGAATTTAGATAATGTGACAGCCGAAGATGTGCAGGAAATGGCAAAAAAATATTTAAAGCCTGGCAATGCTAATATTATTGTTGTAGGAAATGCAGGCGAAATTGCCGATGGTCTTAAGAAATTCAGCATCAGCGGAAAAATTCAATATTATGATATTTACGGAAATGAATACGATCCTAATTTGAAAAAAGTTGAAGAAGGTGTTACAGCCGAAAGTATAATTGAGAAATATATTGAAGCAACCGGAGGAAGAGAAAAATTATCGTCAATCACTGACAAAACAATGGAATTTAAGGGTGTTGTTCAAGGAATGAATGTTAAATTAACTATTGCTCAAAAAGCTCCAAATAAGCTTTTTCAAGAATTGGATTTTTCCGTTGGAAAGCAGACAACTATTTTTGACGGTGAAAAAGGAAGGGTTGAAGGAATGGGACAAGTTCAAAATTTAGAAGGCGAGATGTTGGAAGATTTGAAATTCCAATCAATTTTAAATTCATTTTTAGATTACGCAAAAAACAATATTAAAGTTGAATTAGACGGTATTGAAACAATTAACGGAAAAGACACTTATAAAATTGTAACAACAATTCCTTCAGGGAAAAAAACAACACACTACTACGATAAGGAAACATCGTTCAAAATTAGAGAAGTAAATACAATAAATTCACCGCAAGGTATTTTTACTCAAACTATTGATTTGGATGATTATAAAGAAGTTGACGGAACAAAGCAGCCATATAAACTTACTCAATCAGTTGGTCCGCAAGTAATTGCATTAGAAGTAACATCAATAAAAATGAATATAGGCTTAAACGATTCGATGTTTGAATTAAAATAA
- a CDS encoding insulinase family protein, producing MKSKLFVIFLLSSAIIFGQARKIEFTEYDLDNGLHVILHKDNSTPIVAVSIMYHVGSKNEDPVRTGFAHFFEHLMFEGSDNIPRGQFDKIMESAGGTNNANTTQDRTYYYEILPSNQLELGLWIESERLLHAKIDTIGVETQRKVVKEEKKQRYENQPYGSILEETFKRAYKVHPYKWLPIGSAQYIDQATIDEFRDFYKTFYVPQNATLVIAGDIDVKKTQSLIKKYFQDIPKSVKAVPRPEVTEPPLAGEIKDTVYDNIQLPLVLQAYRIPKIGTEDYYALEMLTTLLSSGESSRLQKAVVDQKQKAVNVGAFPFSLEDSGLFIAYGISNRGVSADELEAAMQEELDKSINEKISEKEFQKLRNQIENDFVSGNSTVAGIAGNLATYHVLYGNTNLINSEINNYMKVTIDDIQNVAKKYLTKENRVVLYYLPKSAQH from the coding sequence ATGAAATCAAAATTATTTGTAATATTTTTGTTATCATCCGCGATAATTTTTGGACAAGCCAGAAAAATTGAATTTACCGAATATGATCTTGATAACGGGCTTCACGTAATTCTACATAAAGACAATTCAACTCCAATTGTCGCCGTTTCAATTATGTATCATGTAGGCTCAAAAAATGAAGATCCGGTAAGAACAGGATTTGCTCATTTTTTCGAACATTTAATGTTTGAAGGTTCTGATAATATTCCACGCGGTCAATTTGATAAAATTATGGAAAGCGCCGGCGGGACAAATAATGCCAATACAACACAGGACAGAACTTACTATTATGAAATTCTTCCTTCTAACCAATTAGAATTAGGCTTGTGGATCGAATCTGAAAGATTGCTTCACGCAAAAATTGATACGATTGGAGTCGAAACTCAGCGTAAAGTTGTGAAAGAAGAAAAAAAACAGCGTTACGAAAATCAGCCATATGGTTCAATTTTAGAGGAAACATTTAAAAGAGCTTATAAAGTACACCCTTATAAATGGCTTCCAATCGGTTCTGCTCAATATATTGATCAAGCGACTATTGACGAATTTAGAGATTTTTACAAAACCTTTTATGTCCCTCAAAATGCCACACTTGTAATTGCCGGTGATATTGACGTTAAAAAAACACAAAGCTTAATAAAAAAATATTTCCAAGATATTCCAAAATCCGTTAAAGCGGTTCCAAGACCGGAAGTAACCGAACCGCCTTTGGCAGGAGAGATTAAAGATACGGTTTATGATAATATTCAGCTTCCACTTGTTTTGCAGGCTTATAGAATTCCGAAAATAGGAACAGAAGATTATTATGCGTTGGAAATGCTGACAACATTATTATCATCAGGTGAAAGTTCTCGACTCCAGAAAGCAGTAGTTGATCAAAAACAAAAAGCCGTTAATGTCGGCGCATTTCCGTTTTCACTTGAAGACTCGGGACTTTTTATAGCTTACGGCATTAGCAACAGAGGAGTTTCTGCCGATGAGCTAGAAGCTGCAATGCAGGAAGAATTAGATAAATCAATAAATGAAAAAATTAGCGAAAAAGAATTTCAGAAATTGAGAAATCAAATTGAAAATGATTTTGTAAGCGGTAATTCGACTGTTGCGGGGATTGCAGGTAATTTGGCAACATACCATGTACTTTATGGAAATACAAATTTGATTAACTCGGAAATAAATAATTATATGAAAGTTACAATCGACGATATTCAAAATGTTGCTAAAAAATATTTAACTAAAGAAAATAGAGTTGTACTTTATTATTTACCGAAATCCGCTCAACATTAA
- a CDS encoding glycine--tRNA ligase, whose product MVDKIVSLAKRRGFVFQSSEIYGGLNGCWDYGPLGVELLNNIKSEWWKAMTYREDVEGLDAAILMHPRVWEASGHVENFTDPMIDCKQCKARFRLDTLGEAIADKKKEKLFETFLEKSKDENVKLLINSDKTLDEKFEMLLSNKDNADSFLEEINCPQCGNKGTFTTPRNFNLMFKTFLGPVEKLENAIYLRPETAQGIFVNFLNVQSASRQKLPFGIAQIGKAFRNEINTKNFLFRTREFEQMEMQYFVKPADDKKHYDSWKATRLEFYKKLGMTPEKLRYHDHPANKLAHYAKEATDIEYEFPFGWGEIEGIHNRTNFDLGRHEEYSGKSQKYFDEELKEKYIPFIIETSAGASRSFMAFLVDAYNEEEVNGEIRVVLKFHPKLAPIKAAILPLVNKDGMPEMARDIENDLRPFMKVFFDDKGAVGRRYRRQDEAGTPFCITIDTQTMQDNTVTVRDRDSMEQIRLDRKELLKYFLEKLR is encoded by the coding sequence ATAGTTGATAAAATTGTATCTCTTGCTAAAAGGCGCGGATTTGTTTTTCAATCAAGTGAAATATACGGCGGCTTGAACGGCTGTTGGGATTATGGTCCGTTAGGCGTTGAATTGCTGAACAATATAAAATCGGAATGGTGGAAAGCAATGACATACCGTGAAGATGTTGAAGGTTTGGACGCCGCAATTTTAATGCATCCCAGAGTTTGGGAAGCTTCAGGTCATGTTGAAAATTTTACCGACCCGATGATTGACTGCAAACAATGTAAAGCAAGGTTCAGACTCGATACTTTAGGCGAAGCAATTGCGGATAAGAAAAAAGAAAAGTTATTTGAAACATTTTTAGAAAAATCAAAAGATGAGAATGTTAAATTATTAATTAATTCTGATAAAACATTAGATGAAAAATTTGAAATGCTCTTATCAAATAAAGATAATGCCGATTCGTTTTTGGAAGAAATAAATTGTCCCCAATGCGGCAACAAAGGAACTTTTACAACACCGAGAAATTTCAATTTAATGTTCAAAACTTTTCTTGGTCCAGTTGAAAAACTTGAAAATGCTATTTATTTAAGACCTGAAACTGCACAAGGTATTTTTGTAAATTTTCTAAATGTTCAAAGCGCTAGCAGACAAAAACTTCCTTTCGGTATTGCTCAAATCGGAAAAGCATTTCGTAACGAAATAAACACGAAAAATTTCCTTTTCCGTACTCGTGAATTTGAGCAAATGGAAATGCAGTATTTTGTAAAGCCTGCCGATGACAAAAAACATTATGATTCATGGAAAGCAACAAGATTGGAATTTTATAAAAAATTGGGTATGACACCGGAAAAACTTCGTTATCATGATCATCCGGCAAATAAATTAGCGCATTACGCAAAAGAAGCCACCGATATTGAATATGAATTTCCTTTCGGCTGGGGAGAAATCGAAGGCATTCATAATCGAACAAATTTTGACCTTGGCAGACACGAAGAATATTCCGGAAAATCGCAAAAATATTTTGACGAAGAATTAAAAGAAAAATATATTCCGTTTATAATTGAAACTTCAGCCGGAGCTTCAAGATCGTTTATGGCATTTTTAGTTGACGCTTATAATGAAGAAGAAGTGAATGGTGAAATAAGAGTCGTCTTAAAATTCCATCCTAAACTTGCGCCTATAAAAGCTGCAATTTTACCTCTTGTAAACAAAGACGGCATGCCTGAAATGGCAAGAGATATTGAAAATGACCTTCGTCCCTTTATGAAAGTTTTCTTTGATGATAAAGGAGCTGTTGGAAGAAGATACAGAAGACAAGACGAAGCCGGAACTCCATTTTGTATAACTATTGATACGCAGACTATGCAGGATAATACGGTTACGGTTAGGGACAGAGATTCAATGGAACAAATCAGATTAGATAGAAAAGAATTGTTAAAATATTTTCTTGAAAAACTAAGATAG
- the amrB gene encoding AmmeMemoRadiSam system protein B, translated as MKIVREPKVAGMFYPSSKSELEKTINTFFDNINLESNFVNVKGIISPHAGYIYSGQTAAYGFKTILNKKFKNVIVISPSHREYFPGISIYNGTAYKTPLGEIEINKELSNSFVEKSNLIFLGDEGHKAEHALEVQLPFLQIALGEFKLVPIVIGDQSKMFVNELADVLQNFVNDENLFVASSDLSHFYKREKAMQKDGRIVDHINNFEFGELQSDLETKKCEACGGGAIVAVMKSLKEKKYEHSKVLSQTDSGYITGDTSEVVGYLSAVIYN; from the coding sequence ATGAAAATTGTTAGAGAACCTAAAGTCGCAGGCATGTTTTATCCAAGTTCAAAATCTGAACTTGAAAAAACTATTAACACATTTTTTGATAATATAAACCTTGAATCTAACTTTGTAAATGTTAAAGGAATAATTTCTCCTCATGCGGGATATATTTATTCGGGTCAAACTGCGGCATACGGGTTTAAAACAATTCTAAATAAAAAATTTAAGAACGTAATTGTAATTTCACCAAGTCATAGAGAATATTTTCCGGGCATTTCAATTTATAACGGAACGGCTTATAAAACGCCTCTTGGCGAAATAGAAATAAATAAAGAATTAAGTAACAGTTTTGTTGAAAAAAGTAATTTAATTTTTCTTGGTGATGAAGGACATAAAGCCGAACACGCATTGGAAGTTCAGCTTCCTTTTTTACAAATTGCGTTAGGTGAGTTTAAATTAGTGCCGATTGTAATTGGCGATCAAAGTAAAATGTTTGTCAATGAATTAGCGGATGTATTGCAGAATTTTGTTAATGATGAAAATTTATTTGTTGCAAGTTCCGATCTGTCGCATTTTTACAAAAGAGAAAAAGCGATGCAGAAAGATGGAAGAATTGTAGATCATATAAATAATTTTGAATTTGGCGAACTTCAATCAGATTTGGAAACAAAAAAATGCGAAGCATGCGGAGGCGGAGCAATTGTGGCAGTAATGAAATCCTTAAAAGAAAAAAAATATGAACATTCTAAGGTTTTATCCCAAACAGATTCCGGTTATATAACAGGAGATACTTCGGAAGTTGTGGGCTATTTATCTGCTGTTATCTATAATTAA
- the amrA gene encoding AmmeMemoRadiSam system protein A has translation MELTPQEEKMLLSLAHFSIESGFRPTHKNLPSSEDFPILKTNSGAFVTITIKKKLRGCIGYVQTEDELSKTVMDAAYQAAFNDPRFEPLNEDEFPQIKLEISILSEPFPLENYEEIVIGKHGLILEDVGRKALLLPQVPIEHKMNRDQFLSALCRKAGLYEEYWKIKNLNLKAFTATVFSEEEVLK, from the coding sequence ATGGAATTAACTCCCCAAGAAGAAAAAATGCTGCTTTCATTGGCGCATTTTTCAATTGAATCGGGATTTCGTCCAACACACAAAAATTTACCTTCTTCTGAGGATTTTCCAATTCTTAAAACAAATTCAGGTGCCTTTGTTACAATAACAATTAAAAAGAAGCTTCGCGGCTGCATTGGCTACGTTCAAACGGAAGATGAATTAAGTAAAACAGTAATGGATGCGGCATATCAAGCGGCATTTAATGATCCGAGATTTGAGCCTTTAAATGAAGATGAATTTCCTCAAATAAAATTGGAAATATCAATTTTGTCTGAGCCATTTCCATTGGAAAATTACGAAGAAATTGTAATAGGCAAGCACGGATTGATTTTGGAAGATGTTGGAAGAAAAGCTTTGCTGCTGCCCCAAGTTCCAATTGAACATAAAATGAACCGAGATCAATTCCTTTCCGCACTTTGCAGAAAAGCCGGACTTTATGAAGAATATTGGAAAATCAAAAATTTGAATTTGAAGGCATTTACAGCTACGGTATTTTCCGAAGAGGAAGTATTAAAATGA